Part of the Arthrobacter gengyunqii genome is shown below.
AAGTGGCTGATGCGCCTGGCCGTGTTCGGCATCCTGGCCCCCTTCGGGGCCAACAGTGCCGGCTGGATCTTCACGGAAATGGGACGCCAGCCCTTTGTGGTGGCACCCAACCCGAGCTTCACCGGCATCGACCAGGTCTTCATGTTTACGGCGGCCGCAGTGTCCCCGGGGGTCTCCAGGGCCGAGATGATCTTCTCCCTTTCCTGCTTTGCGCTGGTGTACCTGGCGCTCCTGGTGGTGGAGGTACGGCTGCTGTTCAAGTTCACCCGCGGCGGAGTTCCGTCCGCCATGCCTGAACTGCTGAGCAGCGGCGGGCATGACGGCGGTTCCTCCGGCGGCATGGATTCCGCCGGGGGCGATGACGGGACGGGCAGCGACGGCAGCGACAGCTCCGGCGGAACCAAACCCAAGCAGCCCGACGATGTCCTCGGCTTTGCCTACTAACCCGGCTTTGCCCACTAAGCGATCTGGAGCACAGAAGTGATTTCGCTACCCACCCTTTGGTTCATCGTCCTGGCCTTCCTCTGGACCGGTTACCTCTTCCTGGAAGGCTTCGACCTCGGCGTCGGCATGCTCATGAAGCTGATGGGCCGCAGCGAGAAGGACCGCCGGGTCATGCTCAACACCATCGGCCCGGTCTGGGACGGCAACGAGGTGTGGCTGATTACCGCCGGCGCCATGACCTTTGCCACCTTCCCGCTCTGGTACGCCGCCCTCTTCTCGGCCCTGTACATTCCGCTGGTGCTGGTCCTGCTGGGCCTGATCTTCCGGGCGGTGTCCATCGAATACCGCGGCAAGCACGATGACGACCGCTGGCGCAGCCGCTGGGACTGGGCCATGGCCCTGGGATCCTTCGTCTCGGCCTTCGGCGTGGGTGCTGCCCTGGCACTGACCACCACCGGACTGCCGCTGAATGAAAACGGTGACCGGGTGGGCGGGGCGTTTGCCTGGTTCAACGGCTATGCCGTCCTGGGCGGATTCGCCGTCGTCGCGTTCTGCCTGGTCCATGCCTGCGCGTTCCTGGCGCTGAAGTCCCGCGGCGACATTGAAATGAGGGCCCGCCGCGCCGTCGTGCGCTGGCTCCCGCTGGGCGTGCTGCCGATGGCCGCCTGGGCCATTGTGGTTCAGCAGCAGAACGGCAAGGCGCTGACCCTGATTCCGCTGGTCATCGCGGTGGTGGCGGTGGTGCTGGCCTGGGCCGCCGCGCGCCGCGGCCGCGAAGGCTGGAGCTTCATTTGGATCGGAGCGTTCCTGGTGGCGGGCGTGTTCACGATCTTCGCGTCTGTGTACCCGAACGTGCTGCCCTCCACGCTGAACCCGGCCTGGAACCTGACAGTGAACAACGCGTCCTCCTCCGACTACACACTGACCGTGATTTCCTGGGTCTCGCTCTTCGGCCTGCCCTTGGTGGTGCTTTACCAGGGCTGGACCTACTGGGTCTTCCGCAAGCGCATCACCGCTGACTCCATTCCGGCTGCCCACTCGGTGACCGCTCAGTGAAACCTGTCCTTCCGGTCAGTGCCGCCAGCCGGCGGGCGCTGTACCTGCTGGGGCTGCTGGCCGCCGTCAAGGCAGCGGGCCTGGTTCTCCTGGCCACCGGTGTTGCCGCCGGCGTGGCAGGGCTCGCCGCCGGCGGGCCGGACTGGCGCTGGGTGCTCGCCAACGGCATTGCCGGTGCAGTGCTGCGATCCATCGCCGTGTGGGGCACCGAAACGGTGTCCCAGCGCGCAGCGGCCGGCGTCAAGGAGGAGCTGCGCGCGTCCCTGACCAAGCGCGCGCTCGACGACGGCGGCAACGTTCCCGGGATGGGGTCCGGCGCGCTGAGCGTGCTGATCACCCGAGGCCTGGACGGGCTGGACAATTACTACGCCAAGTATCTTCCCGCCCTGGTGACCTGCGCCGTCGTTCCCCTGCTGGTGGGACTGCGGATCCTCTCCGCGGACTGGCTCAGCGCGGTGGTGGTGGTCCTGACTGTTCCGCTGGTGCCGGTGTTCATGATCCTGATCGGGCTGCACACCGGCGACAAGACCGCTGCCGCCGTCGATGCATTGAACCGGCTGTCCGACAACATGCTGGAGCTGGCCAAGGGGCTGCCCGTCCTGGTGGGCCTGGGGCGGGCGAAGGCGCAGACCCGCGCCCTGCGCGATGTGGCGGAGAACTACCGTGTCCGTACGTTGGAAACCCTGCGGGTGGCGTTCCTGTCCGCCCTGGCGCTGGAACTGATTGCCACCATCTCGGTGGCGCTGGTGGCCGTGGTGATCGGCGTGCGCCTGGTCAACGGCTCCATGTCCCTGGAGCTGGGCCTGCTGGCCCTGATCCTGGCACCCGAGTGCTATCAGCCGCTGCGTGACCTGGGCACCGCCCACCACGCCAGCGAAGACGGTCTCGAAGCCCTCAAACGCACCAACGCCGTTCTGGACGCGCCGGCCGCCGTTCCGCTGGTTCCCGCCGGCGCCCCGAAAACTGACGCCGCTGCGGCAAAGCCGGAGGATTCCGCCGCCGCCGGACCGCCGTTGTCGGTGGCGGGGCTGACCATCCGGTATGCCGGACGTCCCCGCCCGGCAGTGTCCGACCTCAGCTTTGAGGTGCCTGCGGGGAGCATTGCCGCCCTCACCGGTTCCAGCGGCAGCGGCAAGACCTCCGTCCTGGAAACGCTCGCCGGGCTGCGCCGCCACGGTGGAGACACTGCGCTGGACGGGACAGTCACCGGCGTCGACCGTGCCGGCATTGCGTGGATTCCGCAGCACCCGGTGCTGGTCGAAGACACCACTGTTGAGGAGATTGCCCTCTATTCAGGGCTGGGGCCGGACGAGGAAGGCCGCCGGGCTGCCGCCAAGGCGCTCGCCGCCATTGGGTCCCTGCATTTGCTGGACACCCGCACCGCTGACCTGAGCCCCGGCGAGCAGCGCCGCGTCGCCGTTGCCCGTGCACTGGCCCGCATTGCCTGCCAACCGCAGGTGCGCGTGCTGCTGGCCGATGAACCCACCGCTCATCTGGATGCGGAGAGCGCCGCCGCCGTGATCCGTGCCCTGAGAAATCTTCGCGGAACGGTCACGGTGCTGCTGGTGGCCCACGACCAGGCCGCCGCAGCCATCGCCGACCGCCTGATTCCGGTGGACGCCGGACGCCAGGCCGGGCTTGAATCCGCAGTGTGGAACGCCGCAGCCGCACCGGAGACTCCGCAGGCCGTCTCCTTGCCGGCTCCCGTAACCAATCCCGCGGCCCACTCCTCGCCGGCCCCCTCCGATCCAGCCCCCTCCGATCCAGCGGGCGCCGACGCGGAAGAACGCGCCGCCGCCCCCGTCCGCTGGCAGGAGGAGCTCGCGGAAACCGAATCCCATCCGGTGCACCAGCCGCTGTGGAAGAACCTGCTGGTGCTGCGGCCCTGGAGCCCCCAGTTCCTGATGGCACTGCTCCTTGGCACCGGAGCGACGCTCTTTGCCGTGGCCCTCACCTCGCTGTCCGGCTGGTTGATAGTCCGGGCCAACGAACAGCCCCCGATCATGCTGCTGCTCACTGCGATTGTTGGCGTCCGGTTCTTCGGCATCGGCCGGGCCGTGCTGCGCTACTTGGAGCGGCTGCGCCTGCACGACGCCGTCTTCCGTGCCACCAACGCCATCCGCATCCG
Proteins encoded:
- the cydB gene encoding cytochrome d ubiquinol oxidase subunit II, with product MISLPTLWFIVLAFLWTGYLFLEGFDLGVGMLMKLMGRSEKDRRVMLNTIGPVWDGNEVWLITAGAMTFATFPLWYAALFSALYIPLVLVLLGLIFRAVSIEYRGKHDDDRWRSRWDWAMALGSFVSAFGVGAALALTTTGLPLNENGDRVGGAFAWFNGYAVLGGFAVVAFCLVHACAFLALKSRGDIEMRARRAVVRWLPLGVLPMAAWAIVVQQQNGKALTLIPLVIAVVAVVLAWAAARRGREGWSFIWIGAFLVAGVFTIFASVYPNVLPSTLNPAWNLTVNNASSSDYTLTVISWVSLFGLPLVVLYQGWTYWVFRKRITADSIPAAHSVTAQ
- the cydD gene encoding thiol reductant ABC exporter subunit CydD; this translates as MKPVLPVSAASRRALYLLGLLAAVKAAGLVLLATGVAAGVAGLAAGGPDWRWVLANGIAGAVLRSIAVWGTETVSQRAAAGVKEELRASLTKRALDDGGNVPGMGSGALSVLITRGLDGLDNYYAKYLPALVTCAVVPLLVGLRILSADWLSAVVVVLTVPLVPVFMILIGLHTGDKTAAAVDALNRLSDNMLELAKGLPVLVGLGRAKAQTRALRDVAENYRVRTLETLRVAFLSALALELIATISVALVAVVIGVRLVNGSMSLELGLLALILAPECYQPLRDLGTAHHASEDGLEALKRTNAVLDAPAAVPLVPAGAPKTDAAAAKPEDSAAAGPPLSVAGLTIRYAGRPRPAVSDLSFEVPAGSIAALTGSSGSGKTSVLETLAGLRRHGGDTALDGTVTGVDRAGIAWIPQHPVLVEDTTVEEIALYSGLGPDEEGRRAAAKALAAIGSLHLLDTRTADLSPGEQRRVAVARALARIACQPQVRVLLADEPTAHLDAESAAAVIRALRNLRGTVTVLLVAHDQAAAAIADRLIPVDAGRQAGLESAVWNAAAAPETPQAVSLPAPVTNPAAHSSPAPSDPAPSDPAGADAEERAAAPVRWQEELAETESHPVHQPLWKNLLVLRPWSPQFLMALLLGTGATLFAVALTSLSGWLIVRANEQPPIMLLLTAIVGVRFFGIGRAVLRYLERLRLHDAVFRATNAIRIRLWNGLLQRPEGWRRLARGGGALERLVGDVDELRDIAPRVVFAPLTGFFTAVAACIATGLLLPEALGAQILVCLVGLVAAPLLALGADAAARAATVRLQSRSMAAMARLLSAAPDLEANSSSAPVFARQQQLDARASAAVRRSAWAQGLANAVTALACSLGALYILTLAGNIPATVAAVVVLMQLALIEAFVAVNGSIQQFFAWRTLGDKVLPDLGTLTVEPLDLEPDAETEPAGKEAVRSVDTVELRGISYRYPGQNTPVFEHLDLDLRRDSWLAVTGPSGSGKSTLLGVLLGFLTPQEGSFLINGRPAAEFPPTARRMAWCPQEAHLFDSSLRGNLLLARDRRRPPTEAGMVAALDAVGLGPFLAGLPEGLDTRVGGGGHFLSGGQRQRLAVARALLTEADVVLLDEPTAHLDPEAGEQLMADLAAGLRGKAVVVVTHNPADAAWCQRRIVLGPAACAASHT